Part of the Desulfobotulus mexicanus genome is shown below.
CGAACCCTGCCCCACATCCAGCATGGTAACAACAGGACTGCCCGGCCCCATACGGGAGAAAGTCCAGCGCAGTATATCACCCGTCAGAAGCAGTACCAGAAAAAGGGCCAGAATTACCCTTGACCTGTGCCACCCTTTTTTACTGTCAAAACCCAGCCAGAGAAGAATAAAACCAAAAAAAATAAAAACTTCCAGAAGAGTCAGGGCACCGGGCTGCAATACGGCAAAGGGCAGGCTGCCCGTAAATTCTGCAAGTCCGTTTCCCCATGATGTCAACACACCTGCCATTTGCAAAATAACCTCCCCTGTCCGGAAAAAAAGGGAGAGAAAAAGGCCTGACATGGCAAGGGGAAGGGTCAGCATTCCCATGAGAGGCACCATCACAAGGTTAACGGCAATACCAATCAAAGAAACTTCCCGGAACACGTAAAGACAGATGGGCGCCGTAAAAAGGGCTGCAAAAAAAGAGGTTTTAAAAAGTCCCTTCAGCCACAAAAAGGCCTTCACCCGAAAACCCTTTGCACCGGCAAAGGATTGGGGATAACGCTGAAAACCAAGAATCAGACCGGCAACGGCGGTGACACTGAGGAGAAAACCCACATTCACAAGGCGTTCAGGGTCCGCAGCCAGAAGAAGACCCGCCGCCAGTACCAGAAGACTCCATACATCGGTGCTGCGATGCATCACCAGAACCCAGAGGCCGCAGGCCACCATGACCACAGCCCTTAAGGCCGAAGGGGCACCACCGGAAATCATGGCATAGGACAGGGCAATAACAAGGGCAGGAAGGGCTGCCACCCTCCGGGTAAGTCCCCGCTCCGTAAAAAAACGGAACCACCGTAAGAGGCGTTCCGTAAGCCAGAAGACAGCTCCTGCGAGCAAGCCCACATGCAGGCCGGATATGGCCATGAGATGGGCAATGCCGCTTTTTGTATAGGCTTCCCGCAGGGCAGGTGTTACATGGCCCCTGTCGCCAATGAGCATGGCCGAAAGAACCGCTCCTGCATCCACATCCTGAACGCAAGACCGGATCTTTTCTCCCAGAAATAAACGGAAGCGATCCACCCTTGGGACAATATTTACAGGCTCAGTATCCAGAATCTCCAAATCCCTGTCTCTGGACCAGATCCGGCCCATAATACCCCGGCCATGCTGAAATCTCCGGTAATTAAAACCACCGGGATTTTCAAAATTGTCAAAGGGCCTTATTTTACCTTTAAAATGAACAAGACTACCGGGAAGGGGCATTTCTCCTTCACCCACAAGGGTGAACATCAGCCTTCCTTCAAGGAATATCATCTCGCCGGAATCACGGCGAATTTCAACCCTGGTAAGATGGGACTGTGTTCTGCCATGCCGGGGCCTCGGCAGGCCATGGATACGGCCTGTAACTTCCACGGTATCATCCATGGCAAAGGCAGCAAGACGAAGGGCTTCCCTCTCCGGCCCATGAACCTGCAGGCCGGTCAGATGCCCTACAGCAATAAAACATAAGATGGGAAGAAAACATGAAAAAAAGAAGGAGCGGGAAAGGGAGCAGCGGGAAAGAAACAGACACAAATACAGAACCAGAAGACCAAAACCGGTCAGGGCAGCAAGCAGCATCCATACAGCGGGCAAGGGCCAGAATCTGGCCCAGAAAATCCCGGCGGCAAAGGCCAGCAACAGGGGAATAGCAGGCCTTTGCCAGAATGTTATGCCATATGGGTTCACAGGCCGATGCCTAATCTTTTACAGATTTTTAACGGATACGGCGGATTCGGGCCCCCAGCCGGGAAAACTTCTCTTCCATGGCCTCATAGCCCCTGTCCAGATGATAAACCCTGTGCACCACCGTTGTATTCGTAGCCACAAGCCCTGCAAGGATGAGGGAGGCACTGGCCCGCAGATCAGAAGCCATGACCGGTGCTCCGGAAAGCTCTTTCACCCCCCGAACTTTGGCCGTATTGCCTGCATGCAGGCTGATGGCTGCACCCATGCGCTGGAGTTCACTGACATGGATAAAACGGTTTTCAAAAATATTTTCGGAAATAACACTGGTTCCCTCGGCCATGCTGAGCAGTACCATGAACTGGGCCTGCATATCCGTAGGAAAACCCGGATAGGGCTGGGTTGTGATGTCCACACTTTTCACAGGGCTGTTTCTCCGCACCCTTACCCAGTCCGA
Proteins encoded:
- a CDS encoding DNA internalization-related competence protein ComEC/Rec2, producing the protein MNPYGITFWQRPAIPLLLAFAAGIFWARFWPLPAVWMLLAALTGFGLLVLYLCLFLSRCSLSRSFFFSCFLPILCFIAVGHLTGLQVHGPEREALRLAAFAMDDTVEVTGRIHGLPRPRHGRTQSHLTRVEIRRDSGEMIFLEGRLMFTLVGEGEMPLPGSLVHFKGKIRPFDNFENPGGFNYRRFQHGRGIMGRIWSRDRDLEILDTEPVNIVPRVDRFRLFLGEKIRSCVQDVDAGAVLSAMLIGDRGHVTPALREAYTKSGIAHLMAISGLHVGLLAGAVFWLTERLLRWFRFFTERGLTRRVAALPALVIALSYAMISGGAPSALRAVVMVACGLWVLVMHRSTDVWSLLVLAAGLLLAADPERLVNVGFLLSVTAVAGLILGFQRYPQSFAGAKGFRVKAFLWLKGLFKTSFFAALFTAPICLYVFREVSLIGIAVNLVMVPLMGMLTLPLAMSGLFLSLFFRTGEVILQMAGVLTSWGNGLAEFTGSLPFAVLQPGALTLLEVFIFFGFILLWLGFDSKKGWHRSRVILALFLVLLLTGDILRWTFSRMGPGSPVVTMLDVGQGSAAGIRLPGGAVMLVDGGGFPWPDSMDTGRIILSPWLDFQKIRTIDVLVASHPHADHIKGFFHLAERYRVKELWIAEAALEESMGQELVAAFRERGTLIRHPSMEKDPIEIKGTMFEFFGPGELRFSKVNDESLVFRMQTPHGSMLFTGDAERMAENHYAKTHGNALASDVLLVGHHGSRTSTQASFLQVVNPSLALISCGIRNRYRYPSVEVLRRLEASGIKVFRTDTGGAVTLDFREEGIGAGHTPIGRWDRLW